The following proteins are encoded in a genomic region of Poecilia reticulata strain Guanapo linkage group LG11, Guppy_female_1.0+MT, whole genome shotgun sequence:
- the LOC103472564 gene encoding gastrula zinc finger protein XlCGF8.2DB-like isoform X1 translates to MFKASEKRPLTEMEEPTHSEQMDSQFDDVQKVLVLKEELSAEENWSHKLDEKLPQIKEEQEENEITEFIFNPVKSEDNEEKPQLHCQSERNRDSSGSESGHVDSSETDVSDGNWEESGETPSHSDSLGNNAFPVGEKGKQLHSCSECGKTFSQKSDLLRHNRVHTGEKPFSCSLCNASFTWKHVLVQHLRTHSGEKPFSCAVCGQTFRKKETLTYHMRRHSDEKPFRCSVCLQAFSRKESVNRHMTCHSEDKPFSCSICGQKFKRKESKTRHMRCHSKDELFSCSVCHRNFPSRRTLKEHAKIHSENRPFRCSVCDATFKKKRTLSEHTRIHTGEKPCSCRICGQSLSSKSYLTVHMRSHTGEKPYSCSVCKATFKWKKTFVRHSRVHSGQ, encoded by the exons ATGTTCAAAGCGTCGGAGAAACGACCGCTAACAGAGATGGAAGAACCGACACACAGTGAGCAGATGGACTCTCAGTTTGACG ACGTGCAGAAGGTGTTGGTTTTAAAAGAGGAGCTTTCTGCTGAGGAGAATTGGAGTCACAAACTGGATGAGAAACTCCCACAAATCAAAGAGGAACAGGAGGAGAATGAGATTACAGAGTTTATATTCAATCCTGTGAAGAGTGAAGACAATGAAGAGAAACCTCAGCTTCACTGCCAATCTGAGAGGAACAGAGACTCTTCAGGTTCAGAATCAGGTCATGTAGATTCTTCTGAGACGGACGTCAGCGATGGAAACTGGGAGGAGAGCGGTGAAACTCCATCTCATTCAGACTCTTTAGGAAACAATGCATTTCCTGTAGGTGAGAAAGGCAAGCAGCTCCATAGCTGCAGTGAATGTGGGAAAACATTTAGCCAAAAGTCGGATTTGTTGAGACACAACAGAGTTCACACAGGAGAAAAACCCTTCAGCTGCTCCCTCTGCAACGCCTCTTTTACATGGAAACATGTGTTAGTGCAGCACCTGAGGACACACAGTGGAGAAAAACCATTCAGTTGCGCTGTTTGTGGTCAGAcatttagaaagaaagaaactttaaCTTACCACATGAGGCGTCACAGTGACGAGAAACCTTTTCGTTGCTCTGTTTGTCTGCAAGCGTTCAGCAGGAAGGAGAGTGTAAATCGGCACATGACGTGTCACAGCGAGGACAAACCTTTCAGCTGCTCCATCTGTGGACAAAAGTTCAAGAGAAAGGAAAGCAAAACCCGACATATGAGATGTCATTCGAAAGACGAGCTTTTCAGCTGCTCCGTCTGTCACAGGAACTTCCCATCCAGGAGAACCTTGAAAGAACACGCCAAGATCCACTCAGAGAACAGACCCTTCAGATGTTCTGTCTGTGATGCCACTTTTAAGAAAAAGAGAACGTTGTCAGAACACACAAGAATCCACACGGGAGAAAAGCCTTGTAGCTGCAGGATCTGCGGCCAAAGCCTCAGTTCCAAGTCATATCTAACTGTTCACATGAGAAGTCACACAGGAGAAAAACCTTACAGCTGTTCAGTCTGCAAGGCCactttcaaatggaaaaaaacctTTGTAAGACACTCAAGGGTCCATTCAGGTCAATAA